Proteins encoded in a region of the Sterolibacterium denitrificans genome:
- a CDS encoding tyrosine-type recombinase/integrase, producing MLTDTALKNLKPQVAMYKVADRDGMYVTVSPAGTITFRYDYRLNGRRETLTIGRYGPSGISLAKARERCIEARRAVSEGASPSQEKQRQKRRVAEAKTFGEFTVRWAEEARMADSTRSMRQSILDRDILPVFQNRLLTEITANDLRDLCNKVKARGAPATAVHVRDIVKQVYGFAILHGEKVANPADDVGPSSIATFVPKDRALSPSEIRIMFSQMEHVASYPTIKLGLRLILLTLVRKGELIHATWDEVDFEKAVWSIPKERMKTSKPHNIYLSQQALDIMVALRTCAGGSRYLIPSRYDADKCMSNATLNRVTQLIAERAKANGLALDPFTVHDLRRTGSTILNELGFNSDWIEKCLAHEDGRSSRGIYNKAEYAEQRRHMLQEWADMIDAWVAGKPHTPTLLPPSMPVMTTQAI from the coding sequence ATGCTTACCGATACCGCGCTGAAGAACCTCAAGCCTCAGGTAGCCATGTACAAAGTGGCCGACCGGGACGGGATGTACGTCACTGTTTCCCCGGCCGGAACCATCACCTTTCGCTACGACTACCGGCTCAACGGCCGCCGGGAAACGCTCACAATCGGGCGCTACGGGCCAAGTGGCATTTCCCTGGCCAAGGCGCGGGAACGTTGCATCGAAGCTCGCCGTGCGGTTTCCGAGGGGGCGTCTCCCTCGCAGGAGAAGCAGCGACAGAAGCGTCGCGTAGCTGAAGCAAAAACCTTCGGAGAATTTACCGTCAGGTGGGCGGAGGAGGCGCGTATGGCCGACAGTACGCGTTCGATGCGTCAGAGCATCTTGGATCGCGACATCCTCCCCGTCTTTCAGAATCGACTGCTGACCGAAATCACTGCAAACGACCTGCGTGACCTATGCAACAAGGTCAAGGCACGGGGCGCACCGGCTACGGCTGTTCATGTGCGCGACATTGTCAAACAAGTCTACGGCTTTGCCATTCTGCATGGTGAGAAAGTGGCCAACCCTGCGGACGATGTCGGGCCGTCGTCGATAGCCACCTTCGTGCCGAAGGATCGCGCGCTCTCACCCAGTGAGATTCGAATCATGTTCTCGCAGATGGAGCATGTTGCGTCCTATCCGACGATCAAACTTGGTCTGCGCCTGATACTGCTGACGCTGGTGCGCAAAGGCGAACTGATCCATGCGACGTGGGATGAAGTGGATTTCGAGAAGGCTGTCTGGAGCATTCCCAAGGAGCGCATGAAGACATCCAAACCGCACAACATCTATCTCTCGCAGCAAGCCCTCGACATCATGGTGGCTTTGCGAACCTGTGCCGGCGGATCACGCTACCTGATCCCATCGCGCTACGACGCAGATAAGTGCATGTCCAATGCCACGCTCAACCGCGTCACCCAGTTGATTGCCGAAAGGGCCAAGGCCAACGGATTGGCTCTTGATCCCTTCACGGTGCACGACCTTCGGCGCACTGGTTCGACGATCCTCAATGAATTGGGCTTCAATAGCGACTGGATCGAGAAGTGTCTGGCTCACGAAGACGGCCGCTCTTCGCGCGGCATCTACAACAAAGCCGAGTATGCCGAGCAGCGGCGCCACATGCTTCAGGAGTGGGCTGACATGATCGATGCTTGGGTCGCGGGCAAGCCTCACACGCCGACGCTGCTACCGCCCTCGATGCCGGTCATGACGACACAGGCGATCTGA
- the guaA gene encoding glutamine-hydrolyzing GMP synthase: protein MSHQKILILDFGSQVSQLIARRVREQQVYCELHPFDVSDEFVRGFGAHGVILSGGPNSVYEAEDWRAPQAVFELGVPVLGICYGMQTMASQLGGKVESSNHREFGYAEMRARGHSKLFEGIEDRTNAEGHGLLDVWMSHGDKVTGLPSGFKVIGSNDSTPIAAMADEARRFYGVQFHPEVTHTLKGKEIIARFVHDICGCGHDWNMPDYIAEAVQKIREQVGDEEVILGLSGGVDSSVAAALIHRAIGDQLTCVFVDHGLLRLNEGKMVMEMFAGRLHAKVVHVDAAEQFMGHLKGVTDPEQKRKIIGREFVEVFQAEAKKLPNAKWLAQGTIYPDVIESGGAKNKKAHTIKSHHNVGGLPETLGLKLLEPLRDLFKDEVRELGVALGLPHDMVYRHPFPGPGLGVRILGEVKAEFADLLRQADAIFIDELRAADWYDKVSQAFVVFLPVKSVGVMGDGRTYEYVVALRAVQTQDFMTAHWAELPHSLLGKVANRIINEVRGINRVVYDISGKPPATIEWE from the coding sequence ATGAGCCACCAGAAAATACTTATCCTCGATTTCGGTTCCCAGGTCAGCCAGTTGATCGCCCGCCGCGTGCGCGAGCAGCAGGTGTATTGCGAGTTGCATCCTTTCGACGTGTCCGACGAATTCGTGCGTGGTTTCGGCGCGCATGGGGTGATCCTGTCCGGCGGCCCGAACTCGGTGTATGAAGCCGAGGACTGGCGCGCGCCGCAGGCCGTGTTCGAGCTCGGCGTGCCGGTACTGGGCATCTGCTACGGCATGCAGACCATGGCCAGCCAGCTCGGCGGCAAGGTCGAGAGCTCGAACCATCGCGAATTCGGCTACGCCGAGATGCGCGCGCGTGGCCACTCGAAGCTGTTCGAGGGCATCGAGGACCGCACCAACGCCGAAGGCCACGGCCTGCTCGACGTGTGGATGAGCCACGGCGACAAGGTCACCGGACTGCCGTCCGGCTTCAAAGTCATCGGCAGCAACGACTCCACCCCGATCGCCGCCATGGCCGACGAGGCGCGCCGCTTCTACGGCGTGCAGTTCCACCCGGAGGTCACGCATACGCTCAAGGGCAAGGAAATCATCGCCCGCTTCGTGCACGACATCTGCGGCTGCGGCCACGACTGGAACATGCCCGACTACATCGCGGAAGCGGTGCAGAAGATCCGCGAGCAGGTCGGCGACGAGGAGGTCATCCTCGGCCTGTCGGGCGGCGTCGATTCCTCGGTGGCCGCTGCGCTGATCCACCGCGCCATCGGCGATCAGCTCACCTGCGTGTTCGTCGACCACGGCCTGCTGCGCCTGAACGAAGGCAAGATGGTCATGGAAATGTTCGCCGGCCGGCTGCACGCCAAGGTCGTGCACGTCGATGCCGCCGAACAGTTCATGGGTCACCTGAAGGGCGTCACCGACCCCGAGCAGAAGCGCAAGATCATCGGCCGCGAGTTCGTCGAAGTCTTCCAGGCCGAGGCGAAGAAACTGCCGAACGCGAAATGGCTGGCGCAGGGCACCATCTACCCCGACGTGATCGAATCCGGCGGCGCCAAGAACAAGAAGGCGCACACCATCAAGAGCCACCACAACGTCGGCGGCCTGCCCGAAACCCTCGGCCTGAAGCTGCTCGAACCACTGCGCGACCTGTTCAAGGACGAAGTGCGCGAACTCGGCGTGGCGCTCGGCCTGCCGCACGACATGGTCTACCGCCATCCCTTCCCCGGCCCCGGTCTGGGCGTGCGTATCCTCGGTGAAGTCAAAGCCGAATTCGCCGACCTGCTGCGCCAGGCCGACGCCATCTTCATCGACGAACTGCGCGCCGCCGACTGGTACGACAAGGTCAGCCAGGCTTTCGTCGTCTTCTTGCCGGTAAAGAGCGTGGGCGTGATGGGCGATGGCCGCACCTACGAATACGTCGTCGCCCTGCGCGCCGTGCAGACCCAGGACTTCATGACCGCCCACTGGGCCGAACTGCCCCACAGCCTGCTCGGTAAGGTCGCCAACCGCATCATCAACGAAGTGCGCGGCATCAATCGCGTGGTGTACGACATCTCGGGCAAGCCGCCGGCGACGATAGAGTGGGAATAA
- the guaB gene encoding IMP dehydrogenase: MRVLHKALTFDDVLLVPAHSSILPRDASLDTQLTRNIRLRMPLVSAAMDTVTESRLAITLAQEGGIGIIHKNLSPKAQAAEVAKVKRYEAGVLKDPITVPPTMSVRDVLALTRLHRFSGLPVIENGRVVGIVTNRDLRFETNLDQPVQNIMTPQARLITVKEGTSREEAKALMHRHRIERVLVINDDFELRGLITVKDILKASEYPNACKDGHDRLRVGAALGVGSGTEERAELLVEAGVDVLVVDTAHGHSQGVLDRVQWVKKNFPQIDVIGGNIATADAARALVDHGADGVKVGIGPGSICTTRIIAGVGMPQISAIDNVARALAGTGVPMIADGGIRYSGDIAKAIAAGANAVMLGGLFAGTEEAPGETVLYQGRSYKAYRGMGSLGAMKEGAADRYFQESDANVEKLVPEGIEGRVPYKGLVGAVIHQLMGGLRASMGYVGCASIDEMRERAAFVEITSAGIRESHVHDVQITKEAPNYHVD, encoded by the coding sequence ATGCGAGTTCTCCACAAGGCATTGACGTTTGACGACGTCCTGCTCGTTCCCGCGCATTCCAGCATATTGCCGCGCGATGCCTCCCTCGATACCCAGTTGACTCGCAACATCCGCCTGCGCATGCCGCTGGTTTCGGCGGCCATGGATACCGTCACCGAATCGCGGCTGGCGATCACCCTGGCGCAGGAAGGCGGCATCGGCATCATTCACAAGAATCTCTCACCCAAGGCGCAGGCGGCCGAGGTCGCCAAGGTCAAGCGCTACGAAGCGGGCGTGCTGAAGGACCCGATCACCGTGCCGCCGACCATGAGCGTGCGCGATGTGCTGGCCCTGACGCGCCTGCACCGTTTTTCCGGCTTGCCGGTGATTGAAAATGGTCGGGTGGTCGGCATCGTCACCAACCGCGACCTGCGTTTCGAAACCAATCTCGATCAGCCGGTGCAGAACATCATGACGCCGCAGGCGCGGCTGATCACCGTCAAGGAAGGCACTTCGCGCGAGGAGGCCAAGGCGCTGATGCACCGGCACCGCATCGAGCGGGTGCTGGTGATCAATGACGATTTCGAGCTGCGCGGCCTGATTACCGTCAAGGACATCCTGAAAGCCAGTGAATATCCCAACGCCTGCAAGGACGGTCACGACCGCTTGCGCGTGGGCGCGGCCCTTGGCGTGGGTTCTGGCACCGAAGAGCGGGCGGAATTGCTGGTCGAGGCCGGTGTCGATGTGCTGGTGGTCGATACGGCCCACGGCCATTCGCAAGGCGTGCTCGATCGCGTGCAATGGGTGAAGAAGAATTTTCCCCAGATTGACGTCATCGGCGGCAACATCGCCACGGCAGATGCGGCACGCGCCCTGGTCGACCATGGCGCCGACGGCGTCAAGGTCGGCATCGGCCCCGGCTCGATCTGCACCACGCGCATCATCGCCGGCGTCGGCATGCCGCAGATCTCGGCCATCGACAATGTCGCCAGGGCGCTGGCTGGCACCGGCGTGCCGATGATCGCCGATGGCGGCATCCGCTATTCTGGCGATATTGCCAAGGCGATTGCCGCCGGCGCCAATGCGGTGATGCTCGGCGGCCTGTTCGCCGGCACCGAGGAAGCGCCGGGCGAGACGGTGCTCTACCAGGGCCGCTCCTACAAGGCTTACCGCGGCATGGGCAGCCTGGGCGCGATGAAGGAAGGGGCGGCGGATCGCTACTTCCAGGAAAGCGATGCCAACGTCGAAAAACTGGTGCCCGAAGGCATCGAAGGCCGTGTGCCCTACAAGGGCCTGGTGGGCGCCGTGATTCACCAGTTGATGGGTGGCCTGCGCGCCTCGATGGGGTACGTCGGCTGTGCTTCCATCGACGAAATGCGTGAACGCGCCGCCTTCGTCGAGATCACTTCCGCGGGTATCCGCGAGTCCCATGTCCATGACGTGCAGATCACCAAGGAAGCGCCGAATTACCACGTCGATTGA
- a CDS encoding RnfH family protein, protein MSPDSITVEVIYALPQQQERVRLEMAAGSTVQQAVEQSGLLTKHPEIDLAKNKLGVYGKLGKADTVLRDRDRVEIYRPLIADPKEVRKQRVAEGKAMKKGGGTAETAAEAPAAERDHV, encoded by the coding sequence ATGAGCCCAGACTCCATCACCGTCGAGGTGATTTATGCCTTGCCTCAACAACAGGAACGGGTGCGCCTGGAGATGGCGGCCGGCAGCACCGTGCAGCAGGCAGTCGAGCAATCCGGCCTGCTGACAAAACATCCGGAAATCGATCTGGCGAAAAACAAGCTGGGCGTCTACGGCAAACTCGGCAAGGCCGATACCGTGCTGCGCGATCGGGATCGCGTCGAGATATATCGGCCGCTCATCGCCGATCCCAAGGAAGTGCGCAAGCAGCGGGTCGCTGAAGGCAAGGCAATGAAGAAGGGCGGCGGGACGGCGGAGACGGCGGCGGAGGCGCCAGCAGCCGAGCGTGATCACGTATAA
- a CDS encoding YgaP family membrane protein, producing MTKNAGTFDRIVRIILGIGLLTWAAAFNGPVWAWIGILPLATGALGFCALYSLLGINTCSIKK from the coding sequence ATGACCAAGAACGCTGGAACTTTCGACCGTATCGTGCGCATCATTCTGGGTATCGGCCTGCTCACCTGGGCTGCCGCATTCAATGGCCCGGTCTGGGCCTGGATCGGCATCCTGCCGCTGGCCACCGGCGCCCTGGGCTTTTGCGCCCTGTATTCCTTGCTGGGCATCAATACCTGCTCGATCAAGAAATAA
- a CDS encoding class I SAM-dependent methyltransferase → MPTSDHANFWNTRYADAGEDYLFGIAPAKFIAAHAGSFATGSTALSVADGEGRNSVWLAQQGLRVTALEVSAVALRKARQLARVSRVAVEFIEADALIFDWPQAAYDHVVGVFIQFATAAERDRLFNGMKQAVKPGGLLLLHGYTPRQLEYRTGGPSAVENLYTAEMLRAAFADFEILELREYEDELAEGAAHRGRSALIDLVARRSH, encoded by the coding sequence ATGCCGACTTCCGACCACGCAAACTTCTGGAATACCCGTTACGCCGATGCCGGTGAGGATTATCTGTTCGGCATTGCGCCGGCGAAGTTCATCGCGGCGCATGCCGGATCGTTCGCCACGGGCAGCACGGCGCTGTCGGTTGCCGATGGCGAAGGGCGCAACAGCGTCTGGCTGGCGCAGCAGGGCTTGCGGGTGACGGCGCTGGAGGTCTCGGCGGTCGCCCTGCGCAAGGCGCGGCAACTGGCGCGGGTGAGTCGGGTGGCGGTGGAGTTCATCGAGGCCGACGCGCTGATTTTCGACTGGCCGCAGGCGGCCTATGACCATGTGGTTGGCGTGTTCATCCAGTTTGCGACGGCGGCCGAGCGCGACCGGCTGTTTAATGGCATGAAGCAGGCCGTCAAGCCCGGCGGCTTGCTGCTGTTGCATGGCTATACGCCCAGGCAGCTCGAATACCGGACCGGCGGCCCTTCGGCCGTCGAAAATCTCTATACGGCCGAAATGCTGCGGGCCGCATTTGCGGATTTCGAGATACTCGAACTGCGCGAGTATGAAGACGAACTGGCCGAAGGCGCTGCGCATCGCGGCCGCTCGGCGCTGATCGACCTGGTTGCCCGCCGCTCTCATTGA
- a CDS encoding sulfite exporter TauE/SafE family protein: MALPTLFLLIAIGLAAGVASGMFGIGSGIMIVPALIYLLDYSREMATGTSLAVLLPPVGIAAVLVFYRHGHVDVRAALVLALCLLLGGGIGAQLSHELNPHLMKLLFGSFVTAVGFFILYDAFR; the protein is encoded by the coding sequence ATGGCGCTGCCCACACTCTTCCTTTTGATCGCGATAGGCCTGGCTGCCGGCGTGGCCTCGGGCATGTTCGGCATCGGCAGCGGCATCATGATCGTGCCGGCGCTGATTTATCTGCTCGACTACAGCCGCGAAATGGCGACGGGAACGAGTCTGGCGGTATTGCTGCCGCCGGTGGGCATTGCAGCGGTGCTGGTGTTTTACCGGCATGGCCATGTCGATGTGCGTGCCGCGCTCGTATTGGCGCTGTGCCTGCTGCTTGGCGGCGGTATCGGTGCGCAGTTGTCTCACGAGCTGAATCCGCACCTGATGAAGCTGCTGTTCGGCAGTTTCGTGACGGCCGTCGGCTTTTTCATTCTTTATGACGCCTTTAGATGA
- a CDS encoding sensor domain-containing diguanylate cyclase has product MKLTASLAAVLRHGLWGNLLLALVYLISAQLVRTLLAAQGQIALIWPPSGIALAVLLLAGNRYWPGILAGALATSLWLAGSQALTGLLIACGALLEALYCAWWLRRQTDFSVKFEQLNDFRHLIMAALVGTLISAGFGNLALLIEPHPAHDRLGLSLLQWWQGNLLGVLLFTPLILVWRQSPWRDWFRSGRMRILEWGTFMLLTFLVGQIVYVGWWSEIFAPIAQSYWSLLFLIWAAVRFGRHGVLLMLAINGAQGLLGVSQGSGYFADDLARTGLMNLSFSYLLATLTGIALSLVTHERNQVERSLSDQAELADGIIQSLPGMFYMLDESNRLLRANRRLLEETGHEAHQLIDASIDRLLAPEAREQTMNSLQQARSRGEIQGETLLLRHDGKSLPYFFYARHCLLAGQPRLLGLAYDISERKQMEEALRSSEQLFQSAINGAGDVVWDWDVATHRISHSARWNQLLGYAEDVPANEIGNWDERIHPDDLEAARKNNAALFDGKTETTMMEIRLRDRDGQWKWILSRGMVMQRDERGLPLRIAGTLTDISQIKEQQQQLERIAHFDSLTGVPNRFLLNTRLRQTLGAARPHGSLIAISYLDLDGFKEINDTHGHDVGDSMLVAITQRLRRVLRECDTLARIGGDEFVILMAELENETACHVLLERLLSAVAAPVRLNDLKLQVSASIGVTLHPTDASDADQLLRHADQAMYRAKQTGKNRYCIYGAGEIN; this is encoded by the coding sequence ATGAAGCTGACCGCATCTCTTGCTGCCGTTCTGCGTCACGGTTTGTGGGGAAACCTGCTGCTGGCTCTGGTGTATCTCATCAGCGCCCAGCTCGTCCGGACCTTGCTGGCTGCCCAGGGCCAGATCGCGCTGATCTGGCCTCCCAGCGGAATCGCGCTGGCCGTTCTTCTGCTGGCAGGCAACAGGTACTGGCCCGGCATACTGGCAGGCGCGCTCGCCACCAGTCTGTGGCTTGCCGGCAGCCAGGCATTGACCGGCCTGCTGATAGCCTGTGGCGCGCTGCTGGAAGCGCTTTATTGCGCATGGTGGCTGCGCCGGCAGACGGATTTCTCGGTGAAATTCGAGCAACTGAATGATTTCCGCCATCTGATCATGGCGGCCCTGGTGGGCACGCTGATTTCCGCCGGCTTCGGCAACCTTGCGCTGTTGATCGAACCACATCCGGCTCACGATCGCTTGGGACTGAGCCTGCTGCAGTGGTGGCAGGGCAACCTGCTGGGCGTACTGTTGTTCACTCCGCTGATCCTGGTCTGGCGCCAGTCGCCCTGGCGCGACTGGTTCCGCTCCGGCCGCATGCGCATCCTGGAATGGGGCACCTTCATGCTGCTGACCTTCCTGGTCGGGCAGATCGTTTATGTCGGCTGGTGGAGTGAAATCTTTGCGCCGATTGCACAATCCTACTGGTCGCTGCTGTTTCTGATCTGGGCGGCAGTCCGCTTCGGACGTCATGGAGTATTGCTGATGCTGGCCATCAACGGGGCTCAGGGTCTGCTTGGCGTCTCCCAGGGCAGCGGTTACTTTGCCGATGACCTGGCCAGAACCGGCTTGATGAATCTGTCCTTCTCCTACCTGCTGGCAACGCTGACCGGCATTGCCTTGAGCCTGGTCACGCACGAACGGAATCAGGTCGAGCGCTCTTTGAGCGACCAGGCCGAACTGGCCGATGGCATCATCCAGAGCCTGCCCGGCATGTTCTACATGCTCGACGAATCGAACCGGCTGCTGCGCGCCAACCGGCGCCTGCTGGAGGAAACCGGCCATGAAGCCCACCAACTGATCGATGCTTCCATCGACCGCCTGCTGGCACCCGAGGCGCGCGAACAGACCATGAACAGCCTGCAGCAGGCGCGCAGCCGGGGCGAGATCCAGGGGGAAACCCTGCTGCTGCGCCACGACGGCAAGTCCCTGCCCTATTTCTTCTATGCCCGGCATTGCCTGCTGGCAGGCCAGCCTCGCTTGCTCGGCCTGGCCTACGACATCAGCGAGCGCAAGCAGATGGAAGAAGCCCTGCGCTCCAGCGAGCAGTTGTTCCAGTCGGCCATCAACGGCGCGGGAGACGTGGTCTGGGACTGGGATGTGGCCACGCATCGGATCAGCCACAGCGCGCGCTGGAATCAACTGCTCGGTTACGCCGAAGACGTGCCCGCAAACGAAATCGGCAACTGGGATGAGCGCATCCATCCGGACGACCTGGAGGCCGCCAGAAAGAACAATGCAGCGCTGTTCGACGGCAAGACCGAGACCACGATGATGGAAATACGGCTGCGCGACCGGGATGGCCAATGGAAATGGATACTCTCGCGCGGCATGGTGATGCAGCGCGATGAACGGGGCTTGCCGCTGCGCATCGCCGGCACCCTCACCGACATCAGCCAGATCAAGGAACAACAGCAGCAACTCGAACGCATCGCCCATTTCGACAGCCTGACCGGCGTGCCGAACCGCTTTTTGCTGAACACCCGGCTGCGTCAGACGCTCGGCGCTGCCAGGCCGCATGGCAGCCTGATTGCCATCAGCTATCTGGATCTCGACGGCTTCAAGGAGATCAACGACACGCACGGACACGATGTGGGCGATTCCATGCTGGTGGCGATCACCCAGCGCCTGCGCCGCGTGCTGCGCGAATGCGACACCCTGGCGCGAATCGGCGGCGACGAGTTCGTCATACTCATGGCCGAGCTGGAAAATGAAACGGCCTGCCATGTGCTGCTGGAACGCTTGCTGTCGGCAGTCGCCGCGCCGGTGCGCTTGAACGATCTCAAGCTGCAGGTCTCGGCCAGCATCGGCGTGACGCTGCATCCCACCGACGCCTCCGATGCCGATCAACTGCTGCGCCACGCCGACCAGGCCATGTACCGGGCAAAGCAGACCGGCAAGAATCGCTACTGCATCTACGGTGCCGGCGAGATCAACTGA
- a CDS encoding type II toxin-antitoxin system RatA family toxin gives MAVIEKSVLIERSAEQMFALVDGVEDYPKFLPWCGGSEVIERTPEKTVARVHINYHGVKSHFSTENFKEFPTAMGMKLVDGPFRKLDGSWRFKPLTEQACKVEFHLHYEFSSKLLEKVIGPVFSHIAGSFVESFVKRAYATR, from the coding sequence ATGGCCGTCATTGAAAAATCCGTTTTGATCGAACGCAGCGCCGAGCAGATGTTCGCGCTCGTCGATGGCGTCGAGGATTACCCGAAGTTTCTGCCTTGGTGCGGCGGTAGCGAAGTGATCGAGCGCACGCCGGAAAAAACCGTGGCGCGGGTGCATATCAATTACCACGGCGTCAAATCCCATTTTTCGACCGAGAATTTCAAGGAATTCCCCACTGCGATGGGGATGAAACTGGTCGATGGGCCCTTCAGGAAGCTCGACGGCAGTTGGCGCTTCAAGCCGCTCACCGAGCAGGCCTGCAAGGTGGAGTTTCATCTGCACTACGAGTTTTCCAGCAAGCTGCTGGAAAAGGTGATCGGTCCGGTGTTCAGCCATATCGCCGGCAGCTTCGTCGAGTCCTTCGTCAAGCGCGCCTACGCCACGCGCTGA
- the smpB gene encoding SsrA-binding protein SmpB, whose protein sequence is MSIADNKKAFHDYFIEERHEAGLVLEGWEVKAIRAGRAQIKEAYVILRNGELFLIGAHISPLIQASSHIKPDPTRTRKLLMHASEISKLIGKVERAGYALVPLDLHYTRGRIKLSLGLAKGKKQYDKRESEKQRDWDREKDRLMKTGRS, encoded by the coding sequence ATGAGCATCGCCGACAACAAGAAGGCCTTTCACGACTACTTCATCGAGGAACGCCATGAAGCCGGCCTGGTGCTGGAAGGCTGGGAGGTCAAGGCGATCCGCGCCGGCCGCGCGCAGATCAAGGAAGCCTATGTGATCCTGCGTAATGGCGAACTTTTCCTGATCGGCGCCCACATCAGCCCGCTGATCCAGGCATCGAGCCACATCAAGCCCGACCCGACGCGCACCCGCAAGCTGCTGATGCACGCCAGCGAAATCAGCAAACTGATCGGCAAGGTCGAACGCGCCGGCTATGCCCTGGTTCCACTGGACCTGCACTACACCAGGGGCCGCATCAAGCTCAGCCTGGGCCTGGCCAAGGGCAAGAAGCAATACGACAAGCGCGAGTCGGAAAAACAGCGCGACTGGGACCGCGAAAAAGACCGCCTGATGAAAACGGGCAGAAGCTGA
- a CDS encoding SPFH domain-containing protein — protein MGAGTVVVIALLVFAAVTLAKGLRIVPQGTEWIVERLGKYHATLYPGLNIIIPYLDNVAYKLVTKDIILDVQEQEVITKDNAVILVNAIAFIKITDPIKAVYGVTDFSEAIRNLIMTTLRSIVGDMELDEALSSRDQIKARLRESIADEAIDWGLTVKSVEIQDIKPTESMVRAMEAQASAERERKAMVTKAEGAKQAAILEAEARLAAARQDAEAQVQLADASAEAIRRVAAAIGDQEAPMRYMLGERYLSALGKLTESANAKTLVLPADIQEAVRGLLGRGMGKG, from the coding sequence ATGGGCGCAGGTACCGTTGTTGTCATCGCATTGCTGGTGTTTGCCGCAGTTACCCTGGCCAAGGGACTGCGCATCGTGCCGCAGGGTACGGAATGGATCGTCGAGCGGCTGGGCAAATACCATGCAACGCTGTATCCGGGACTGAACATCATCATTCCCTACCTCGACAATGTGGCCTACAAGCTGGTGACCAAGGACATCATTCTCGATGTGCAGGAGCAGGAAGTGATCACCAAGGACAACGCGGTGATCCTGGTGAATGCCATTGCCTTCATCAAGATCACCGATCCGATCAAGGCGGTTTATGGCGTGACGGATTTTTCCGAAGCCATCCGCAACCTGATCATGACCACGCTGCGTTCCATCGTCGGCGACATGGAGCTGGATGAAGCGCTTTCCAGCCGCGACCAGATCAAGGCCCGGCTGCGCGAGAGCATCGCCGACGAGGCGATCGACTGGGGGCTGACGGTCAAGTCCGTGGAAATACAGGACATCAAGCCGACCGAATCCATGGTCCGGGCGATGGAAGCCCAGGCTTCCGCCGAGCGCGAGCGCAAGGCCATGGTGACCAAGGCCGAAGGCGCCAAGCAGGCAGCCATCCTCGAGGCCGAAGCGCGCCTGGCCGCCGCCAGGCAGGATGCCGAAGCCCAGGTGCAGTTGGCCGATGCCAGTGCCGAGGCCATCCGCCGTGTGGCCGCCGCCATCGGCGATCAGGAAGCGCCGATGCGTTACATGCTGGGCGAGCGCTATCTCTCTGCCCTGGGCAAACTCACCGAATCGGCGAATGCCAAGACCCTGGTGCTGCCGGCGGATATCCAGGAAGCCGTGCGCGGCCTGCTGGGGCGGGGCATGGGCAAGGGTTAG